A part of Gemmatimonadales bacterium genomic DNA contains:
- a CDS encoding serine hydrolase, translated as MRRSSAIALFAAVWLSGCGPASSQPDPAGWPTTSPAAAAVNGAVLDSIDGEIARGDYGFVDRMLVIRDGKIVFDKSYVHDYDAAYGDSAKVPSALNASDPTGSYNYFNPWWHPYYRRGDLHSLQSVTKTITSVIIGVAVHRGDFPSIDTPILTFFDSTKVANVDDRKRQVTVRHLLTMTGGFDWNESLPYVDPRNNAVAMEASRDWIEYVINRPMARAPGEQFNYSSGETELLAYIFHRATGLDIEEYAARHLFGPLGIERWFWKRIPTGLIDTEGGLYLEARDLARIWQLFLDGGSWRGTPIVSKEWVEESVKPAVRAGNRPGTPWYGLKWWLYPNPSDTTKLLWTGSGFGGQFPMVAPERNLVVVFNGWNILPGGKRFPRDEIVARLIAAVPPN; from the coding sequence TTGCGCCGATCCTCTGCCATCGCGCTGTTTGCTGCTGTCTGGTTGTCCGGCTGCGGTCCGGCCTCGTCACAGCCCGATCCAGCCGGCTGGCCGACGACGTCACCGGCCGCCGCCGCCGTCAACGGAGCGGTGCTCGACAGCATCGATGGCGAAATCGCTCGCGGCGACTACGGCTTCGTCGACCGGATGCTGGTGATTCGGGACGGCAAGATCGTCTTCGACAAGAGCTACGTCCACGACTACGACGCCGCCTATGGCGATTCCGCCAAAGTGCCGAGCGCGCTCAATGCGTCGGATCCCACCGGGTCCTACAATTACTTCAATCCGTGGTGGCATCCCTACTACCGGCGGGGTGATCTGCACAGCTTGCAGTCGGTCACCAAGACGATCACCTCGGTCATCATTGGCGTCGCGGTCCATCGGGGCGACTTTCCCTCGATCGATACGCCGATTCTGACCTTCTTCGATAGCACCAAAGTCGCCAACGTCGATGACCGAAAGCGTCAGGTCACCGTGCGACATCTGCTGACTATGACCGGCGGCTTCGACTGGAACGAGTCACTGCCCTATGTAGATCCGCGAAACAATGCGGTTGCCATGGAAGCGAGCCGTGACTGGATCGAGTATGTCATCAACCGGCCCATGGCGCGTGCGCCTGGTGAGCAGTTCAACTACAGCAGTGGGGAAACCGAGCTGCTCGCCTACATCTTTCATCGCGCCACCGGCCTCGATATCGAAGAGTACGCCGCCCGCCATCTCTTCGGGCCGCTGGGCATCGAACGATGGTTCTGGAAACGAATCCCGACCGGCCTGATCGACACCGAAGGCGGCCTCTACCTCGAAGCCCGCGACCTGGCGCGGATTTGGCAGCTTTTCCTCGACGGCGGATCGTGGCGCGGCACGCCGATCGTCTCGAAAGAGTGGGTCGAGGAGTCAGTCAAACCCGCCGTTCGTGCTGGCAATAGACCGGGCACACCCTGGTACGGGCTCAAGTGGTGGCTCTATCCCAACCCATCCGATACGACGAAGCTGCTCTGGACCGGGTCGGGTTTCGGCGGCCAGTTCCCGATGGTTGCCCCCGAACGCAACCTCGTCGTTGTCTTCAATGGATGGAATATTCTCCCAGGCGGCAAGCGATTTCCTCGGGACGAGATCGTCGCGAGGTTGATCGCCGCGGTGCCGCCGAACTGA
- a CDS encoding VOC family protein yields the protein MPVQGSPFVWYELMTTDPAAAQDFYRAVVGWSAQVFPTGPSPYTILSANGRGVAGLMQLPQEACDAGARPGWMGYIGTPDVDAATAKVSAGGGTVHRPPDDIPTVGRFSVVADPQGAVFTLFTPLPGTEEAPVPPMTEGHGAWHELMATDWSSAFDFYASQFGWTKGETMDMGEMGTYQLFGAGGEPLGGMMTKPPEAPAPFWLYYFSVPALDRAIAEVTARGGQVIFGPMSVPGDAWVVQCEDPQGAAFALVSMNR from the coding sequence ATGCCCGTCCAAGGAAGCCCCTTCGTCTGGTACGAGCTCATGACGACCGACCCAGCAGCTGCGCAGGATTTCTACCGGGCTGTCGTCGGGTGGTCAGCTCAGGTGTTTCCCACCGGCCCCTCTCCTTACACGATTCTTTCGGCCAATGGCAGGGGTGTAGCGGGTCTGATGCAACTGCCGCAGGAGGCGTGCGATGCTGGGGCGCGGCCGGGGTGGATGGGGTACATCGGAACGCCGGATGTCGATGCGGCCACCGCGAAGGTATCCGCAGGCGGCGGTACCGTGCACCGTCCGCCAGATGACATTCCGACCGTCGGTCGGTTCTCCGTGGTTGCCGATCCGCAGGGAGCGGTCTTTACGCTGTTTACGCCTTTACCGGGCACGGAGGAGGCACCCGTTCCTCCCATGACCGAGGGACACGGGGCGTGGCACGAGCTGATGGCGACGGACTGGTCGAGCGCGTTCGACTTTTACGCATCTCAGTTCGGCTGGACCAAGGGTGAGACGATGGACATGGGCGAGATGGGGACCTATCAGCTCTTCGGAGCAGGCGGCGAGCCCCTTGGCGGCATGATGACGAAGCCGCCCGAAGCTCCGGCGCCGTTCTGGCTGTACTACTTCAGCGTTCCCGCCCTCGACCGGGCGATTGCCGAGGTGACCGCTCGGGGCGGGCAGGTCATCTTCGGCCCGATGTCTGTACCCGGTGATGCGTGGGTCGTGCAGTGCGAAGATCCTCAAGGTGCGGCCTTTGCGCTGGTTTCGATGAACCGCTGA
- a CDS encoding xanthine dehydrogenase family protein molybdopterin-binding subunit, which translates to MTASLVDRRSFLKVTALAGGGLLLGSYLQPLTAGARSAAVFAPNHFIRIDAQGVITIIAKNPEVGQGVRTMLPMLVAEELDVDWKTVTIEQADADATKYGRQFAGGSTATPLNYDELRKLGAAGRQMLIAAAAATLGVPESELGTGGNAVHHHKTHRKLSYGELAAKAATMPVPDLATVRVKDPKDFTIIGQPLSGVDNKKITTGKPLFGIDVKVPGMVHAVFVKCPVFGGKVASANLDALRAMPGVRKAFVVEGGTALTGLLGGVAIVGDTWWDTIRARRKLEVTWDEGPTAQQSSAGFAATAAALGKQTPQRVLHREGDVAAALQSAAKVVEAQYYYPFLHHAPLEPQNCTAQFKDGKMEMWAPTQNPEPGRDLVASTLGIDKGAITIHLVRGGGGFGRRLINDFMVEAAWIAKEMAGTPVKLLWTREDDTQHGFYRPAGYHFLKGGVDRNGKISAWQNHFVSFGEGERFAASAGIAPTEFPSRFIPNFELATSVMPLGVPTGPLRAPGSNALAFVYHSFIDELAHAAGRDPVEVRLEILGDPRMVGEGPAGYDAARMRGVLQLVAEKSGWGKTALPKGTGRGVAFHYSHRGYFAEVVEVTMKTPDSFRVNKVWVAGDIGRQIINPSGAINQVEGSILDGLSEAFAQEITIEKGRAKESNFHDFPIIRLTQSPPVEVHFLISDHAPTGIGEPALPPVVPALCNAIFAASGKRIRSLPLSKAGLKWA; encoded by the coding sequence ATGACTGCCTCCCTGGTAGATCGCCGCTCGTTTCTCAAAGTCACCGCACTCGCCGGCGGTGGCCTCCTGCTGGGTTCGTACCTCCAGCCCCTGACCGCCGGAGCCAGGAGCGCCGCGGTATTCGCGCCGAATCACTTTATTCGGATCGACGCCCAAGGCGTCATCACGATCATTGCCAAGAACCCCGAGGTCGGTCAGGGCGTGCGCACCATGCTGCCGATGCTGGTGGCCGAGGAGCTCGATGTCGACTGGAAAACGGTGACGATCGAGCAGGCCGACGCGGACGCGACCAAGTACGGGCGCCAGTTTGCCGGTGGCAGCACGGCGACGCCGCTCAACTACGATGAGCTCCGCAAGCTGGGCGCCGCGGGCCGGCAGATGCTGATTGCGGCGGCCGCAGCAACACTCGGTGTGCCGGAAAGCGAACTCGGGACTGGCGGCAACGCGGTCCACCATCACAAGACGCACCGGAAGCTGAGCTACGGCGAGCTCGCGGCCAAGGCCGCCACGATGCCGGTGCCGGATCTGGCCACCGTGCGGGTCAAGGATCCGAAGGATTTCACGATCATCGGGCAGCCGCTGTCGGGCGTCGACAACAAGAAGATCACGACTGGCAAGCCGCTCTTCGGCATCGACGTGAAGGTCCCCGGCATGGTGCACGCGGTCTTCGTCAAGTGCCCTGTCTTCGGTGGCAAGGTCGCCTCGGCCAATCTCGATGCGCTCCGTGCGATGCCCGGGGTTCGCAAGGCCTTCGTCGTCGAGGGTGGCACGGCGCTGACCGGGCTGCTCGGTGGTGTTGCCATCGTCGGGGATACCTGGTGGGATACGATCCGGGCACGTCGCAAGCTCGAGGTCACCTGGGACGAGGGCCCGACAGCGCAGCAATCGAGTGCCGGCTTTGCCGCCACCGCCGCAGCGCTCGGCAAGCAGACTCCTCAACGAGTACTGCACCGTGAGGGCGACGTCGCGGCTGCTTTGCAGAGCGCGGCCAAAGTGGTCGAGGCGCAGTACTACTATCCGTTTCTGCACCACGCGCCGCTCGAACCGCAGAACTGCACGGCGCAGTTCAAGGACGGCAAGATGGAAATGTGGGCGCCGACTCAGAACCCGGAGCCGGGGCGCGATTTGGTGGCCTCGACACTCGGGATCGACAAGGGCGCCATCACCATTCACCTCGTTCGCGGCGGTGGGGGCTTCGGTCGTCGTCTCATCAACGACTTCATGGTCGAGGCGGCCTGGATCGCCAAGGAAATGGCCGGTACGCCCGTCAAGTTGCTCTGGACCCGCGAGGACGACACACAGCACGGCTTCTATCGTCCGGCGGGATACCACTTCTTGAAGGGTGGAGTCGATCGGAACGGGAAGATCTCCGCCTGGCAGAACCACTTCGTCAGCTTCGGTGAGGGCGAGCGTTTCGCAGCCAGCGCCGGGATTGCCCCGACCGAGTTTCCGTCGCGCTTCATTCCGAATTTCGAACTGGCCACATCCGTCATGCCGCTTGGCGTGCCGACCGGTCCGCTCCGAGCTCCAGGCAGCAACGCGCTGGCGTTTGTCTATCATTCGTTCATCGACGAGCTGGCGCATGCCGCCGGGCGCGACCCGGTCGAGGTGCGACTCGAGATCCTGGGCGATCCGCGCATGGTCGGCGAGGGCCCCGCGGGCTATGACGCCGCCCGGATGCGGGGCGTGCTGCAGCTGGTGGCCGAGAAGTCCGGGTGGGGCAAGACAGCACTGCCCAAGGGCACCGGGCGCGGAGTCGCGTTCCACTACAGCCATCGCGGCTACTTTGCGGAAGTCGTCGAGGTCACCATGAAGACGCCGGACAGCTTCCGCGTCAACAAGGTCTGGGTGGCGGGCGACATCGGTCGTCAGATCATCAATCCGAGCGGCGCGATCAACCAGGTCGAGGGCTCGATCCTCGATGGGTTGAGCGAGGCGTTTGCGCAGGAAATCACGATCGAGAAGGGGCGGGCGAAGGAAAGCAACTTCCACGACTTCCCGATCATTCGCCTGACGCAGTCGCCGCCGGTCGAGGTGCATTTCCTGATCAGCGACCATGCCCCGACCGGTATCGGCGAACCTGCGCTTCCGCCGGTAGTGCCCGCCTTGTGCAACGCCATCTTCGCAGCGTCAGGCAAGCGGATCCGGTCGCTGCCGCTGTCGAAGGCCGGGCTCAAGTGGGCCTGA
- a CDS encoding (2Fe-2S)-binding protein → MAISIKVNGQTRTVDVAPDTPLLWVLREHLDLVGAKYGCGTALCGACTVHLRGAPVRSCSIPVSAVRDGDITTIEGLSPDGSHPLQLAWDELDVPQCGYCQSGQIMTAAALLERTGKPSDAEIDAAMNGNLCRCATYLRIRKAVHRAADLKAGAPASATSTRLGQTERHDR, encoded by the coding sequence ATGGCGATCTCCATCAAGGTCAACGGACAGACCCGCACCGTCGACGTGGCCCCAGACACGCCGCTCCTTTGGGTGCTGCGCGAGCATCTCGACCTCGTCGGCGCCAAGTATGGCTGCGGCACTGCGCTCTGCGGCGCCTGCACCGTTCACCTTCGCGGCGCTCCGGTGCGCTCGTGTTCGATTCCCGTCTCGGCGGTGCGCGACGGTGACATCACAACCATCGAGGGCCTCTCGCCCGACGGGTCGCATCCGCTGCAACTGGCCTGGGACGAACTCGACGTGCCGCAGTGCGGCTACTGTCAGTCGGGCCAGATCATGACCGCCGCCGCGCTGCTCGAGCGAACCGGCAAGCCGTCCGACGCCGAGATCGACGCCGCGATGAACGGCAATCTCTGTCGCTGCGCCACCTACCTGCGCATCCGCAAAGCCGTCCATCGCGCCGCCGACCTCAAGGCCGGCGCTCCGGCCTCAGCGACTTCGACCCGTCTCGGCCAGACCGAGCGCCACGACCGATAG
- a CDS encoding CocE/NonD family hydrolase has product MMRWVLTAALLAGLGMPVAAQSGTTPVPQDIEILWGQKIPMRDGVRLNATVYRVRGQTVPLPVIFTLTPYISDTYHRFAMRAARDGYVFAAVDVRGRGNSEGRFEPFVNEGKDGHDIVEWMARQPWSNGKTAMWGGSYGGTDQWATVKEMPPHLTTIVPVAPAYVGHDFPFEGNIFNTYVIQWLTYTSGATAQSSIFGDMAHWASVARTLHRNHLPFRVLDSLAGNKSTMFQRWLEHPAPDAYWDGVAPTPEQYRKITQPILTITGHYDGDQLGTLMHYRNFLKHATPEARKGIFMVMGPWDHGGTRVPTRNVNGIEFGDNSMVDIAQLHKEWYDWTMKDGPRPSFLKKPVAYYVAGSDVWKYADSLEAIANETRRYYLHSINGRANDVFASGTLSTAAPVASAPDRWVYNPLDTVPYMESATNPWAMSFVDPTPVHQTGGNGLIYHSEPFEEETEVAGQIKFTAWLSMDVPDTDLWVTLYEVLPDGQTRQLTSSLLRARYRESLRQEKLVTPGAVLPYRFENFPFFARRFTKGSRLRLFIRSPNTIALQKNYNGGGVVANESGKEARTARIALHHDPKYPSVLEIPITR; this is encoded by the coding sequence ATGATGCGATGGGTTCTCACCGCAGCCCTGCTGGCGGGGCTCGGCATGCCGGTAGCAGCGCAGAGCGGAACGACACCTGTTCCACAGGACATCGAGATCCTCTGGGGTCAAAAGATCCCAATGCGCGACGGGGTTCGCCTCAACGCCACCGTCTATCGCGTCCGGGGCCAGACGGTGCCGCTGCCGGTGATCTTTACCCTAACCCCGTATATCAGCGACACCTACCATCGCTTCGCCATGCGCGCCGCGCGGGACGGCTACGTCTTTGCGGCCGTTGATGTTCGGGGCCGCGGCAACTCGGAAGGGCGCTTCGAGCCGTTCGTGAACGAGGGCAAGGACGGGCACGACATCGTCGAGTGGATGGCCAGGCAGCCCTGGTCTAACGGCAAGACCGCGATGTGGGGCGGGTCCTACGGCGGCACCGACCAGTGGGCCACGGTCAAGGAGATGCCGCCGCACCTGACCACCATTGTCCCGGTGGCGCCGGCCTACGTCGGGCACGATTTCCCCTTCGAGGGCAACATCTTCAACACCTACGTGATTCAGTGGCTCACCTACACCAGCGGCGCCACCGCCCAGAGCAGCATCTTCGGCGACATGGCCCACTGGGCGTCGGTCGCGCGCACGCTGCATCGGAACCACCTGCCCTTCCGGGTGCTCGACAGCTTGGCAGGGAACAAGTCCACCATGTTCCAGCGCTGGCTCGAACACCCGGCACCCGACGCCTACTGGGACGGGGTGGCCCCGACGCCCGAACAGTACCGAAAGATCACCCAGCCGATTCTGACGATTACGGGCCACTACGACGGCGATCAGCTTGGCACCCTGATGCACTACCGCAACTTCCTCAAGCACGCCACGCCGGAAGCGCGCAAGGGGATCTTCATGGTGATGGGGCCCTGGGACCACGGTGGTACGCGGGTGCCCACCCGCAACGTCAACGGGATCGAGTTCGGCGACAACAGCATGGTCGACATCGCCCAGCTCCACAAAGAGTGGTACGACTGGACCATGAAAGACGGGCCACGACCGTCGTTCCTCAAGAAGCCGGTCGCCTACTATGTCGCCGGCAGCGACGTTTGGAAGTACGCGGACAGTCTCGAAGCAATTGCCAACGAAACGCGGCGCTACTATCTGCACTCCATCAACGGTCGGGCCAACGACGTGTTCGCAAGCGGCACGCTCTCGACCGCGGCACCGGTCGCCTCGGCGCCCGACCGCTGGGTCTATAATCCGCTCGACACGGTTCCCTACATGGAATCCGCCACCAACCCGTGGGCGATGTCGTTCGTCGATCCGACGCCGGTTCATCAGACCGGCGGCAACGGGCTGATCTATCACTCCGAGCCGTTCGAGGAGGAGACCGAGGTGGCCGGCCAGATCAAGTTCACGGCCTGGCTCTCGATGGATGTGCCCGACACCGATCTATGGGTGACGCTCTACGAGGTGCTGCCTGACGGGCAGACCCGCCAGCTGACGAGTTCGCTGCTGCGGGCCCGATACCGCGAGTCGCTGCGGCAGGAGAAACTGGTGACCCCGGGCGCGGTGCTGCCGTATCGGTTCGAGAACTTCCCGTTCTTCGCTCGGCGTTTCACCAAGGGGAGCCGGCTGCGGCTTTTCATTCGTTCGCCCAATACGATTGCGCTCCAGAAGAACTACAACGGGGGCGGCGTGGTGGCGAACGAATCAGGCAAGGAGGCGCGAACCGCGCGGATCGCCCTGCACCACGATCCGAAGTATCCGAGCGTGCTGGAGATCCCGATCACACGCTAG
- a CDS encoding RNA polymerase sigma factor, which produces MTAILAMPNHLPALAGSAPAEDRSAGEALVAQACRGDEGAFERLYRAHVGRVHALTLRLTDDVRHAEELTQDVFVRAWERLASFRGESAFGTWLHRLAVNVVLGDRRSAWRRVRRVTPAGDLLEMEVEIRAPAPGLKLDLDAAIAGLPPGARTVFVLHDIEGYEHGEIATLTGIAVGTSKAQLFRARRLLREALDR; this is translated from the coding sequence GTGACTGCGATTCTGGCCATGCCGAACCACCTGCCCGCGCTGGCCGGGTCTGCCCCGGCGGAGGATCGATCCGCAGGCGAAGCCCTGGTGGCACAGGCGTGTCGGGGCGACGAGGGCGCGTTCGAACGATTGTATCGGGCGCACGTCGGCCGGGTCCATGCCCTGACCCTCCGATTGACGGACGATGTCAGGCATGCCGAAGAGCTGACCCAGGACGTCTTTGTTCGGGCCTGGGAGCGACTCGCCTCGTTCCGGGGCGAGAGCGCCTTCGGGACCTGGCTCCATCGGCTGGCCGTCAACGTGGTGTTGGGTGACCGGCGCAGCGCCTGGCGGCGGGTCCGCCGAGTTACCCCGGCGGGCGATCTGCTGGAAATGGAGGTGGAGATTCGGGCGCCAGCCCCGGGGCTCAAACTGGATCTCGATGCGGCAATTGCCGGGTTGCCGCCCGGCGCAAGGACAGTCTTCGTGCTCCACGACATCGAGGGATACGAACACGGCGAGATTGCCACCCTGACGGGGATCGCGGTCGGGACCTCGAAGGCCCAACTGTTCCGCGCCCGCCGGCTGTTACGAGAGGCGTTGGATCGATGA
- a CDS encoding zf-HC2 domain-containing protein, which yields MTCSEAQDHLEAYLGGTLDPARRDMLDAHLASCAECRAADETARWVRQRTAGLPREVAPSRDLWDGIVPRLARPRRRYAVPLSGLVAAALLLVAASATTTLWLSRASSPAPSAFAGTEASYLSATLELSELYARARETMAPETRALLERNLQVIEQALGEARAALRSDPGDRSLEAIVATAYRRKIEFLERATMLDRDG from the coding sequence ATGACTTGCTCCGAAGCGCAGGACCACCTGGAGGCGTACCTCGGCGGAACCCTCGATCCCGCACGACGTGACATGCTTGATGCGCACCTGGCATCGTGCGCCGAATGCCGCGCCGCGGACGAGACGGCTCGCTGGGTCCGACAGCGCACCGCCGGGTTGCCGCGCGAAGTCGCGCCGTCACGCGACCTCTGGGACGGCATCGTGCCGCGCCTGGCTCGCCCGCGCCGACGCTATGCTGTGCCGCTCTCCGGATTGGTGGCGGCCGCGTTGCTGCTGGTCGCGGCGAGCGCCACGACCACCCTGTGGCTCAGCCGGGCCTCTTCCCCGGCGCCGTCGGCGTTTGCCGGCACCGAGGCGAGCTATCTCTCGGCGACGCTCGAGCTGTCCGAACTCTACGCCCGCGCCCGTGAAACCATGGCGCCGGAAACGCGGGCCCTGCTGGAACGCAATCTCCAAGTCATCGAACAGGCGTTAGGCGAGGCGCGTGCGGCTCTGCGGAGCGACCCGGGGGATCGGTCGCTCGAGGCCATCGTCGCGACCGCCTACCGCCGGAAGATTGAGTTTCTGGAGCGTGCCACGATGCTCGATCGAGACGGCTGA
- a CDS encoding DNA-3-methyladenine glycosylase I, giving the protein MALADGLVRGDDGLVRCWWGASAPDYAAYHDAEWGWPVHEDRRLFEKICLEGFQSGLSWLTILRKRENFRRAFRDFDYHTVARFGAREVSRLLGDAGIVRHRGKIESTINNAKQAKLIENEFGSLAAYFWTFEPDPASRPRKVVRSAIVSTSPESVALSRDLKKRGWSFVGPTTVYAFMQAMGLVNDHLDGCHVRGPALAVRRGADRD; this is encoded by the coding sequence ATGGCACTGGCCGACGGATTGGTGCGTGGCGATGATGGCCTGGTCCGGTGCTGGTGGGGCGCCTCGGCGCCGGACTACGCGGCCTATCACGATGCCGAGTGGGGTTGGCCGGTGCACGAGGATCGCCGCCTGTTCGAGAAGATCTGTCTCGAAGGATTTCAGTCCGGCCTGAGCTGGCTCACCATCCTGCGAAAGCGCGAGAACTTCCGCCGCGCCTTTCGGGACTTCGACTACCACACCGTCGCGCGTTTCGGCGCGCGCGAGGTGTCACGGTTGCTCGGCGATGCTGGCATCGTGCGGCATCGGGGCAAGATCGAGTCGACGATCAACAACGCGAAGCAGGCCAAGCTGATTGAGAATGAGTTTGGATCGCTTGCTGCTTACTTCTGGACCTTCGAGCCCGACCCGGCGTCGCGGCCGCGGAAGGTGGTCCGCAGCGCCATTGTCTCAACCAGCCCCGAGTCGGTTGCGCTGTCCCGTGACCTCAAGAAGCGAGGCTGGAGCTTCGTTGGGCCGACTACTGTCTACGCCTTCATGCAGGCAATGGGGCTCGTCAACGACCACCTCGACGGCTGCCACGTCCGGGGCCCCGCCCTTGCGGTTCGCCGAGGGGCGGACCGAGATTGA
- a CDS encoding fatty acid desaturase: MSTKDVVSTKWRELVIKYQQPSTKAAVTQILTTFIPLVAGLVLMALAMKVHYGLVLLLAIPTGGLLVRIFIVMHDCGHGSFFRSRRLNDIFGFITGCMTFTPYIQWRRDHAVHHASSGNLEKRGVGDIATLTVKEYEALSRWGRFKYRIYRNPLILLVFGPVWLVIKHRLPTPGVHTTKKEKLNVWLTNATLVAVGIVLAMFGVLGEAAAIYLPAFLVAGSAGVWLFYVQHQFEDTYWRPAAEWDYATSALKGSSYLKLPRVLQWFSGNIGLHHVHHLSPRIPNYRLQQAHDEQPELQNVPTISFWEGLKALRLRLWDEENMRLIGFREFRERQAALRSN, translated from the coding sequence ATGAGCACCAAGGACGTTGTCAGCACCAAATGGCGAGAACTCGTCATCAAGTATCAGCAGCCGAGCACGAAGGCTGCCGTGACCCAGATCCTGACCACCTTCATCCCCTTGGTGGCGGGCCTGGTCCTCATGGCGCTTGCCATGAAGGTTCACTACGGCCTCGTCCTGCTGTTGGCTATCCCGACGGGCGGCCTGCTAGTCCGGATCTTCATCGTCATGCACGATTGTGGACACGGATCCTTTTTCCGATCGCGCCGGCTCAACGACATCTTCGGGTTCATCACGGGCTGCATGACCTTTACGCCCTACATCCAGTGGCGGCGTGACCATGCGGTACACCACGCCTCCTCGGGCAATCTCGAGAAGCGCGGCGTCGGCGACATCGCGACCCTGACGGTCAAGGAGTATGAGGCCCTGTCGCGCTGGGGCCGGTTCAAGTATCGGATCTACCGGAATCCCCTCATCCTGCTCGTCTTCGGTCCGGTCTGGCTCGTGATCAAGCACCGCCTGCCGACGCCTGGCGTTCATACCACGAAAAAAGAGAAGCTGAACGTCTGGCTGACGAATGCGACCCTCGTTGCGGTGGGCATCGTGCTGGCGATGTTCGGCGTGCTGGGCGAGGCCGCGGCCATCTACCTGCCGGCCTTCCTGGTTGCCGGATCTGCCGGTGTCTGGCTCTTCTATGTGCAGCATCAGTTCGAGGATACCTACTGGCGTCCGGCCGCCGAGTGGGATTACGCGACCTCCGCGCTCAAGGGCAGCAGCTACCTCAAGCTGCCGAGGGTGCTGCAGTGGTTCTCGGGCAACATCGGGCTGCATCACGTCCACCACTTGAGCCCGCGGATTCCGAATTACCGGCTCCAGCAGGCCCACGACGAGCAGCCGGAGCTGCAGAACGTGCCGACGATTTCCTTCTGGGAAGGCCTCAAGGCGCTCAGGCTGCGCCTCTGGGATGAGGAGAACATGCGTCTGATCGGATTCCGTGAGTTTCGGGAGCGACAGGCGGCCCTTCGGTCCAACTGA